The Hevea brasiliensis isolate MT/VB/25A 57/8 chromosome 9, ASM3005281v1, whole genome shotgun sequence nucleotide sequence ttttgttAATTTGACTTTTTTTattcaaatataattttaaacaattttaatattattgaagtaaattttttttttaaattactaaaaCCAGTGTTATTGAAGTTGGACCGAATAAGTTGGTTGAAGCGGTGAACTAAGTTTCAAAATTAGTCTAAATTTGTAATTGAATGTGACTAACCAATTTAAACTTGGTTCAATTTTATggtgaaatttattttatttgtaaataaattttatgatagaatttatttataaatgaatgtttttgtttgatgtattttatattaaatatagaattcattttaaatgaaatgaagtttacgtttgaaaaaaataaaataaaataaaaaaataaataacaagagaataattttattacttaaaatatatatgattttaatttCAGAATTTGACTTTTTTTTACCAATAGGCCAAAAACTTTATATAGTTTTAATCCTtttgattttttatatttaatccctcaatttaaaattgaaattttgtttaataagtttttaatattttgaaaattttaaaaagggAGAACGTTATTATAATTGAAACtgcaacgccctcactttaggtagtccgtacattctactgtttcgattacTAACGTCTGTTCAGACAGTTAGAATGTATGAAACTATACTCAAACCAGAGTGAtgagacataaattgattgaataaagaccaagaaaaattaaggaaaaataaaagaaaagaaatatcaattggttaaatgagccgaaagtcaCGGCGATGGATGACCCTAACGagaagcgactgtaaagacagttgtcAATATCAGACTCATGGGGAACCCTGTAAGATAAATATTGGGATTTAACTGGGGAAATTATGAGGTCAAAATAACAATAAAAATgccaaaaaaaatataaaaaaatttagtcaatcggtacagataattataACTCAATAAGTTCAATgaaagacattttggtcatttcaccctcaggaTTGAATTTTtacctaaatttcaattaaaatgagagagattaaaacacataaaataaattaaaattatgaattgtgtaatggaaatgggaaaagaaagaaaatgaaatgaaaatataattattacGTAAGCATTACCTCATTATGACTTAAGCATGATGACAAAATTACATCATTAAACAATTAATACAAATATATTAGGATAAATATACAtacaaatggacaaaattttattaatcaaattcatcttcttcctttgttcttcacttGGCCGAACttcatgggagagagagagagctttcaCCATTTTCTTCACAACAAGCTTGATTTCCCCAAGcttctcaccctaaaacccatagttaccttcactaaaaatttattttacaccttggagaagtgattggctgccaagaaaagctaGGAAATTAAAGTTTTGAGAAAGCTTGAAattggtcacaagaggttagtgtatattCTTGCTTTCCCCTTTCTTTGATCTTTGAATTTGAGTTGAAATAAGTTGATATTgcatgaaaataaaagaaaataatgagtATAAAGGGagatgaattttcggcagccatgaggatATTTAGGGTTTGGTGATTTTTGATAAAATTGATTTGTTTATTAGTGTTATTGACGAGTATATGTGATAGATAAGTTGATTGGTATGAGTTGGTATATGCTTGCATGAAAGATgattatggaagttagggttcttatctcaatttgagaattttgtattGTAGCTTGAAATTAAtgttgttgaggttgattattgattatttgaagtgccatgaatgtgattGAAGCTTGGGAGTTAGGTGGAATTGAGAAATTGGGAGTGTTGTTTTCATGCAGGAATTCTGGACTTTGAGTTCAGTGTACTTttatggccataagtagagttatgttgctccaattggtgtgaggctaattagagatgaaacctaggataaTTTGCCacgtttttcatgaagagaccctgcccagaaaatgaaCCTAACTTGGCCTAAAATTAGCTTGAATTCGGATAATCACATGCTAGACTTGGAAAAATGAcaatatgaatagtaaatgttcaaatggccataactcactctaagaaggtcaaaatgatctgaTTCTTGAACTAtttgaaaggttagacatagaaacacatttttcatgaagaacatagagtCTAATTCTGCCTCTAAcctaaccaatttgctagaaaaaTTTAGGTCAACAATTTTGtccagaaccaaaattaacttgaAACTCTGGATTTCtacctacccgaccagttttgataaaaatatcataacttggtgcacaaaactacaaatatagtgaaaccaaagccaaaattgtcataagacctagaactacaactttggtattttgaccaaaacccataatCTAATAGAATTtggtcaaattgttagcacaagttagtATGCCAAATCCTAAAATTGAACTAAATAACCACTGACCCCATAACAGTATTTAaaccatatctcccactaggaaactccaattatgATGAACCAAACTattatggaaacctaagaaacaggactccaactttgatttagaaacttttctcaaattttgagtgtaagaaccctaaaataggAACCAAAGACACTAACTTGAACCTAAAATTCTGAAGGCATAGGGTTCATGAGTCAAAGTCAGTCAATTAgctataactcaccctacataacttgaaaaattatgattcttgaatCTGAGTGGccctaagacataggagaacaactcatatgaaggacattaggcctaaaattGACTATAGCATGCCCAAATGACTAGATAAAaattgactccagaatctgcctggttctgaaACCAGAAAGAGGCACTAAACTagttttggtaatttgaccataacttgagttataaaacttcaaatgacttgattcaaaaagaaaaacaaagataagacataaaagaaaaacttccatgaaggaagtgtggtcaAATAGTAGCCACATCTTGACCAATTTGCTAGGTGAATTTAAAACactaaatctggaccttgagaaaggttcttaAAATGACTTGTCATATgatatgtaattaaccaaaatgacttGCTAAAtataaaagtgacatgaatatgcatgtgggacttatATTTCCCATCACAAGTAACatgaaaaatgctatgaaatacaaatagtacataacatgaaataatgaaactataagTACTTAATGATACTAAAATTGCCCaatgtatacctagacttatgtatatagtttggatcgattagtataccaattagggactacagattgtagtactgcccatataaatgatcattgatagacaatatatgtctgatatgattattcttttggctttatgcctgtccgTTGGCCATTGTACCTGATTTTATTTCTGGTTTTATGCCTGccaactggccttgtgcctgacatgaccgatgtATATGTGATAGACATACGGacatctaactagtatactcctgtgtatctagtctttatagtctgtcataggttaccagGGCACAGATACGAGTAATGagctttaaaattaaataattacatggaGAGATTACTGATAAGTATTTAATAAGATTGAATATGGAATAAGTGAACAGAAAATATCCTGATTAATTAAATTGCTTCCAAAGTTCAATAAACATATAAATGACTCAAAATTCATGAGATTGtacatagaataattatttttaattatttagttatttttactcctatttatgcaccactaagcaaattgcttagcgtATTGGTTTTACCACACGTGAGTATAAGAGACCACCACTAGCAGCAGTAGCAGTAGTGCTTATATAGGATTTTGGATCAAATCTGTCATTGTGTATGGTCACCTCAGCAATCCATTTTGATAGGACCCATGTatatttagattttgtattttgatcattgtaaaaaagtaaatgatgtaaattattttgagattataaataaattgtaaattattgtatataaattttatatgaataaaatgaAATATTCATTTTActtgaaatgattgtaaacaatgaTGTAACGAGAATTATGATGACAAGATATGACATATGGAATGTGAAATGGATAtgaattatttttaataggtaaatAATAGAACTCGTCATACGCTAATAtaatagaggagactctgtctggaTCTCCACaaaaaataagatgtgataaaaaaaattaatatatgggataatataaatatatagaatTTGAATTAATACGGTATAAAACAAaagaagatagggtgctctgacaCCGAATGTGACACGCCTtattcgactacactgtagacgggtaaggggcaacTCTTACTTTTTATATTACCAAATAAACACTCAATAAATTTGAGATAATATGACAATTGAAGAAGTTTTTCATATACCAATATTTCTTAATGGCAACAAGCTTTATCAAAATCAACAGTCCTTTTCCCATATGGCTGTGCAAAATAGCTTTGAATATTCAAGCTTTTTtttcccaaaaataaattaaaaaaaaaaaagagtttgaattttgaattgaacaAATCCTTACTCAAAATAAAATATATCGAATAGCCATAATTGAATTGACTAACTTATAAAATATATAGTGAAAGGCATTCAACTGACTAAGAAAAATTATATAGTTTTAGATGCATTACTTGGAATAGGTCCCAAAAACCTTTACACTATAGCTATAGTTGAGACTTCATATTTCTTCTCTCTTTGTAGACGTAGTGTGAATTATAGAGAGAGTGATGAATATGCATCAAATGAAATTGAAATCCGCCAATAGTTCTGAAATGACAATTCTGCACGCTAAGGACCTGGTCAGAGTCAGAGATTGGATTTTCCTGCAATTGCTCTCGAAATTAATGATTGACTTCCAGAGAGTGACGTTTCTAGTCACCCACTAACAATTCTAAACTTTATAattctttcattttattaaaataagatAACTCCTTTTAAATTGATTATATCATAATACACATGACCTCAATTAACTACgtgttaaaaataaatatttattatgaatAATGTATGTATtccatttatataaattaatgtatcttgataaaattataattttattaaagagTATAATTATCACTAatgtctatttttaaaaatatatataatttcatataatatttaattaaaataatatttaaaaaaataatttttaaatttaaaataatataatgaaatttgcatgaaaaagagagaaaatcaaGAATCATGTTTTAAGAGGGAAACATGTCGATCAACCCTAATTGACAAGCACTACTGTCAAGGAATGAATTAAACGTGCTAGCCAATCTTGAATCTTGATATTTGCTTTTTGTAAAGAATCAGACATTAAAAAATGGGAATGACACTATCATCAAGGCAATGTTTTTCTCATGCaataagtaatatatatatatatattacataaaACAATATAACTTCATAAGAAAAGAAGGATGGGAATAATATATGCATGCATGCTTTTCTATTAATCaataattcattttatttttgttatcaaAATTAAAAGGTTGATTGAGTAATATTGAATtaatataatgattaaatatatgCTGCTTAAATAATAAAAGTTTtggaaaattttagtttaatagtTGAtactcaattaaaataaaaaattttaaattattaaaatataaaaaaatgaaatttattataactaatttaataaatatgagTAATAATAAGTGATTAGATATGTTATTTCCATCAAATCAGTAGATTTAATTTGTGTAGGAGGGCACCCACATGATAAACGTTACATATAGGTGTTGTATTcaatatgatatgatatgattttttttttatatcgacTATCACGTTGTACGGtcccatatttatatatttaattagcaATAATATTTcgtgtaaaattaataataaaataagaatcaCATGCacattttagaataaaaatatttttaaattttaatttatcattcacacattaaatgaatttaaactgTTAAATCATCaaaatacaattaaaaaaaaaaactcttgtgATAAATATATCTCAgagttttattaataaattttgatttaataatataaaaaaataattgttatatttaaaattttaattaaagttaattttacttaaaatatatgtatatattaggCTTGTAAGCGGGCGATTATTCAACTTTGGGGTCCATTGAGATCGAATTTTCAAAGGAAAGTGGTAATCCATTCCTGCTCATAAAAGTAGATGAAGAGAGGTGGTATTTGACTCTCCAACTACTCCGctacatctatatatatatatatatatatatatatatataaagagagagagagagagagagagagagagagagagtgttcaAAGAAAATTGTGTATGCGGATCCAGTAGACTAAGGCAAAAAATATATGGGCCTAACTCAACGGTTGGATTTTCAATGGGGAAAGCATCTTCCTTCCGAAATTGGGTTGGTCTCCCTTATTATATAGTAATGTAATTGCCTAATTGAAGATTTTGTTATAACCCTAAACCAAAGATTAACAGTTAATAtttgaattttaatatttaagCACTTCTTTTGTCTATAATATAAAATCCTACAAATATaaaatgtcataataattattagcAATGGTTTAGCACCTAGTggctgaatttaaaaaaaaaaaaaaaaaagcacctgGTGGCTGGTGCATTGGACAAGCACCGGTATTTagtgttaattttaaaatttattaattttttttaaaaattattaatttaattctcaattttcaactttattttaattttttaaccaataaaattttatgatagATAAAAATATATGCAATCatgtaataaaattttttaataggtaAAACATATGCAGTCGCTAACATGGTATAATGAATATGACAAGCAAATTAAATTAGGGCAATATTTCTTATTGAAAAGCtataaattaaggaaaaaaaaatcctgttcaatttaaataattttgacgACGAATGATCAAATAGctgaaattaatattaaaatttaaatttctattaataaaattaaaatatcgtaaaattttaattctttttgttaatttgactttttttttattcaaaaataattttaaacaattttaatattattgaagtaaaaattattattatttttttaaattactaaaaCCAGTGTTATTGAAGTTGGACTGAATAAGTTGGTTGAAGCGGGGAACTAAGTTTCAAAATTAGTCTAAATTTGTAATTGAATGTGACTAATCGATTTAAACTTGGTTTAATTTTatggtaaaatttattttatttataaataaataaaatttatttataaatgaatgtttttatttgatatattttatattaaatataaaattcatttcaaatgaaataaagtttacgtttgaaaaaaataaaataaaataaaataacatataataagagaataattttattatttgaaatatatataattttaatttcaaaatttatttacaaattttatCAACTTTGATAAAATTTAGTTCAGTTATAATAAATTCTATGAAATTGATTATCaagaatttcaaataaattttcatttaaactaaacactaaaattttagatttacacgtagaatttcataaaattttatagaattcaATTATACGAAATGCTATCTTagtcaataaaaatattattttttttattattaacaaGAATAActtaattcaaaatttataaaaagaaaatatttaaagtCATTACCAATTAAATTAGCTTAACAGTTattattttaatatctattatttacaaatattagaaaaaatttaattataatatttaaaattaaatactttttatataaatttaaaataatactaAAATTTATGTAAATATGACTTcttaaatattgaaaattttgttttaaataattcaaaattaattaattaagtttatttatatgaataaatgtcatatttaattaatttatatatatttaattagtttttaatgATTTACCAATCAAATTATTTTCCGATTAATTCATCCAACTAGATTTAATAACACTAATTAGAACAAAAATATCCAAGTAGAAATGATGCCACGATTCTTTTACATATTCCTATTATTGTGAATGATATCACTTTTCTTTCTTATACACCTATTACTGTTGGGAAGACAAAATTTAATACAAAAATTATAACTaatttaaataattcaatatttttatttttattatttctaaaaattatttattattagttTTTATTTTCACTACGCTTAAGGAAATACAGACAACTGCAATTTTATCAAACTATAATTAAtttggtaaaattataatttGTATTCTCCTAAACATAAGAACAACTCAGGAAAATTATTGACAATTATGATCTGTGAAAAAAATCTGTTTAGCAGGTTCAGAAAACTTGTTCTGGAATCTTCAAAGATTGCTCTGGACTAGTGAAATTATCTTATTTAAAAGgtacattatttaaataaaaaattcatcttgctaacatatataattaacaATTTTTCAGGATATATAAAATTCAAGCAATTAACATATGAAAAATTCTTTTTAGCTGTGAAAGACCTATACTATTACTTAATTATAATGTTTTagctaaaaatattatttttttttttcagcttaATTTATATAACAATGTTATTGATGACAAAAAAATAAGCATGTTAACAATGAGAAAAAAATAtgctgaaaatgaagaaaaaaattgTTAGTTAGACATACCCTTATTTTAgaaaaagttaattatttaaattaaatttacgtTTGATTAATACAATTTGGCttggaaaaaaaattgtgaataataaaatatcagtattttttttttttgggaaaatAACAGAACTTTTATGAAATGTAGATAGTATACAATTTTACATTAATAtagttttatataaataaattcaaaataaattatttatataaaaataaatattatttttcactTTAAAAAACATTATTTGTTGTGAAAGCACCttcaacaaataaaaatttagatttttttatagaatttttataataataataataataataataatgataataataataataatatttaaatgaagtaaatatatatttaaatttattatataaaaatattaattaaaaataaaaaataaattgcaTATTAATTTCTAATATGAAAATCTAAATTTAcactatatttaatttaatataaagttctaattttatttatatataaattttttaaatatttatatttatccaTCTACATATTTTATGACTTATATTATGTaaagttttttctttattttttttatttttattttatacagAGAAGGGGAAATCCCCGAAAACAACAACAAGGCAGCCTCACCTGGAGGGTCTTGAAGAAAAAGCACATCTTCATCTCCACTTACAGCAATATTGGCAAGCTTATCAGCTACCAAAATTGATTATAAGCAAAGGTGATACATAAACAAAGATAGATATCAAATAAGGGGGCAAAATACAGAGAGGAAGATAATAATTTCAGGCTAAGATATCCTCTATAGGTTTGgcctccaatttggctttctcaACGTCCTGGAATGCTTGTTCCTTAGCCAACTTCTTAAGCCTGGCTAGCTCAAGGTCCTTGCTCATCTTCCTCCTATACATCTCTGCAAATGTAATTGGCGCTTCCAGCACTGGCTTCACTCCCTCTTCGATCTTCAGAGGATAAACTGTTGCCTCTGTTGCTGGGTTCTGGAATGTGGCTATGGATAACCTGCTGCAATTTGAGTTCACCACTGCTTGGTGATCTGCATTTTTGAATCTCCCATTGCTTAGGTACTGCATCACAGTAATAGCAAAACCAAGAAGTCCAATGGATCAGAACAGGCAATTACTCAAGTTTACTGGACCAAATTATTGCGCGTAGCCCTATAATAAAATACTCATTTTTTTCACTTCATGAATTAGGGAGAAAAAATAAAAGCAATACTCACATGACCATGATCTCCAAGATTGACGACAAAAGCACCTTCGACAGGTTGAACAGTTATCCAAGTGTTTCCATTATCCCTGGTAGCCTGGAGACCACCCACAAGGTCCTGGAGCAGGAGGGTGATGGTACCTGGATCAGTGTGGCGTTTGAGTCCAAGAGTGAGGTCAGGTTGGGGACATTTTGGATAGAAATTGACCACAACTTTCTGATCCATGTCCACACATGCCTTAGTCAAGGCCTCTTTCTCTAACCCCATGGCTTCTGATAATACTTCAAGAAGCTTACAAGCGAGTCCCATCAGCTTCTCACTGTACTCTTCAGTCACTGGTCTCCATCCCTCGGGCTTGTCAGGCCACCTTGAATAGTCTCGGCTGCGAAGTGGGTATGAGAAATATGTTACTATTTCACGCCAATCTTGCACTGCTTCTCCCTGCATAAACACTATATgcttcagattttttttttttttttgaaaaagcaAATTTGGATCATTTTAATGTAGAcaacaaaatttttttaaaataaaaaaatatttggtaatttttttttaagaaaaaaaaaaatttggtaaTTAAGGATATGGACAACTATGTCGTTTTCCTGGAGAAAGTATTAAAAACCCAAAAGAAAGAAAACATTGCATTCAAGTGACACAATAATGGAAGGAAACAGTGAAGTCTTTTGACTTCCGATTGCTTGCAAACAAatgccattaattttttttattaatttattagatAGTTTATCTGTGCATAAATATATCTATTTTTTCCCCCACcaatttaatttcatatatatctacataaaaaaataaaaagaaaaaaattttatcaaattaattGTGGTGGAAAATACGACAAGTAAGAAAAGGAAAATATAAAACTTAAACAGGCTATGTTAAGAAAAGAAAGATTTCTAGGAAAATTccaatttttttatttcataGAAAACCTTAATATCATTAACTAATAATATGGTAATAATAATCTTAAAAATATATCATTGATTCTAATTAAAGctcttaaaatttgaaattattttcctCTTTGGGGCAGTACGGAAAATGGGGAATAAAAAGTTTTTGGAGAAATTAAACTAATGGAGAATTAACAAGATTTTCAATTTTGTGGAAAAGTGGGCACGTGGGCACGTGGGCGTCTTCCCGTCAAAGTCGTAACATGAACAACGCGTTCCGATGAAAACGACATATGTTTAGGATCAAGCAAGCAAAGATATGTTGTTGACTGAAGAGTAGAAACGATGAAAAAGGCTTACAAAATGACAAACCTGTAAATGGCT carries:
- the LOC110641151 gene encoding naringenin,2-oxoglutarate 3-dioxygenase; amino-acid sequence: MAPATLTALAEEKTLQESFVRDEDERPKVAYNQFSDEIPVISLAGIDEVVGGKRAEICKKIVEACEDWGIFQVVDHGVDAKLVSEMTRLAKEFFALPPEEKLRFDMSGGKKGGFIVSSHLQGEAVQDWREIVTYFSYPLRSRDYSRWPDKPEGWRPVTEEYSEKLMGLACKLLEVLSEAMGLEKEALTKACVDMDQKVVVNFYPKCPQPDLTLGLKRHTDPGTITLLLQDLVGGLQATRDNGNTWITVQPVEGAFVVNLGDHGHYLSNGRFKNADHQAVVNSNCSRLSIATFQNPATEATVYPLKIEEGVKPVLEAPITFAEMYRRKMSKDLELARLKKLAKEQAFQDVEKAKLEAKPIEDILA